In Ipomoea triloba cultivar NCNSP0323 chromosome 15, ASM357664v1, one genomic interval encodes:
- the LOC116007026 gene encoding uncharacterized protein LOC116007026 isoform X3: MEVGELCIQHCSLCHCGFCKHNGAARNFHRIKQKLMPRTLFHPIWHNESREETYSIKKTLYNKFVKKVLARIEFVTFRHKVICM; encoded by the exons ATG GAAGTTGGTGAGCTCTGCATCCAACACTGTTCATTGTGCCATTGTGGTTTCTGCAAACATAATGGTGCAGCCCGCAATTTTCACAG AATTAAACAAAAGCTCATGCCTAGAACATTATTCCATCCCATTTGGCACAACGAATCAAGAG AAGAAACTTATAGCATTAAAAAGACACTGTACAACAAGTTCGTCAAGAAGGTGTTGGCAAGAATTGAATTCGTAACTTTCag ACATAAAGTTATCTGCATGTGA
- the LOC116007026 gene encoding uncharacterized protein LOC116007026 isoform X1: protein MDSSIPLCHNFFLYWIFTSQEVGELCIQHCSLCHCGFCKHNGAARNFHRIKQKLMPRTLFHPIWHNESREETYSIKKTLYNKFVKKVLARIEFVTFRHKVICM, encoded by the exons ATGGATTCATCTATTCCTCTGTGCCACAActtttttctttattggatTTTTACATCACAGGAAGTTGGTGAGCTCTGCATCCAACACTGTTCATTGTGCCATTGTGGTTTCTGCAAACATAATGGTGCAGCCCGCAATTTTCACAG AATTAAACAAAAGCTCATGCCTAGAACATTATTCCATCCCATTTGGCACAACGAATCAAGAG AAGAAACTTATAGCATTAAAAAGACACTGTACAACAAGTTCGTCAAGAAGGTGTTGGCAAGAATTGAATTCGTAACTTTCag ACATAAAGTTATCTGCATGTGA
- the LOC116007026 gene encoding uncharacterized protein LOC116007026 isoform X2, with protein MDSSIPLCHNFFLYWIFTSQEVGELCIQHCSLCHCGFCKHNGAARNFHRIKQKLMPRTLFHPIWHNESRETYSIKKTLYNKFVKKVLARIEFVTFRHKVICM; from the exons ATGGATTCATCTATTCCTCTGTGCCACAActtttttctttattggatTTTTACATCACAGGAAGTTGGTGAGCTCTGCATCCAACACTGTTCATTGTGCCATTGTGGTTTCTGCAAACATAATGGTGCAGCCCGCAATTTTCACAG AATTAAACAAAAGCTCATGCCTAGAACATTATTCCATCCCATTTGGCACAACGAATCAAGAG AAACTTATAGCATTAAAAAGACACTGTACAACAAGTTCGTCAAGAAGGTGTTGGCAAGAATTGAATTCGTAACTTTCag ACATAAAGTTATCTGCATGTGA
- the LOC116007025 gene encoding alpha carbonic anhydrase 1, chloroplastic-like has product MAKFFVLAVSAFLTIFNPFAPAASVLHGEHYHHHGMALNFSYSGTTGPARWGALNPAFSACSNGKSQSPINILRHKAIINKKLKPLEMKYSRSVNATLMDNGFNVGISYGEDAGALVLEGKIYRLKQMHWHAPSEHQIDGFHFAAELHLVHIAPDNSVAVLAVLLKLGHPDPLLAKIQKQLTELPRELLRQEKPRISLGNLNTHELVKFSHSHKYYRYVGSLTTPPCTEDIIWTVIGKIHSVSREQVVALRAPLDSTCKRNSRPIQPLDGRHVEFYER; this is encoded by the exons ATGGCCAAGTTTTTTGTCCTTGCAGTCTCTGCATTTCTCACCATATTCAATCCCTTTGCACCTGCAGCCTCAGTTCTTCATG GGGAACACTACCACCACCACGGCATGGCACTCAACTTCAGCTACTCAGGCACAACGGGCCCGGCCCGGTGGGGAGCCTTAAACCCTGCATTCTCAGCATGCTCCAATGGGAAATCACAGTCCCCAATCAACATCCTCCGCCACAAAGCTATCATTAACAAGAAGTTGAAGCCTCTGGAGATGAAATATAGTCGGTCTGTCAATGCTACTTTGATGGACAATGGGTTTAATGTTGGG ATAAGTTATGGTGAAGATGCAGGAGCTTTGGTTTTGGAAGGGAAGATCTACAGACTGAAGCAAATGCACTGGCATGCCCCTTCTGAGCACCAGATTGATGGATTTCA CTTTGCAGCTGAGCTTCACCTGGTTCACATTGCTCCTGATAACAGCGTGGCGGTATTGGCAGTCCTCCTCAAATTAGGCCATCCTGATCCCCTTCTTGCTAAG atccaAAAGCAACTGACTGAACTGCCTAGGGAGTTATTAAGACAAGAGAAACCTCGAATTTCTCTAGGAAATCTGAACACTCATGAATTGGTCAAATTTTCCCATAGCCATAAGTATTACAGATATGTTGGCTCCCTCACTACCCCTCCATGCACTGAAGATATTATATGGACCGTCATTGGCAAG ATTCATTCAGTATCAAGAGAACAAGTTGTAGCTCTAAGAGCTCCATTGGATTCGACATGTAAGAGGAATTCAAGGCCAATCCAGCCCCTGGATGGACGACATGTTGAGTTCTATGAGCGTTAA
- the LOC116007295 gene encoding uncharacterized protein At3g28850-like, with the protein MGCVSSKLFPKDHDFPFAGDGGCATTHVVSLTSSTYGVLKLDKYSQPPQTPPQCNKECVVEVKKPSPARENPAEVINAWELMEGLDETEMPAAKKSPKARSFMDHRRSPLKFLNQLASPGKLRRSAGKENKPGRAEFSPKTIPKAYNLQESPWRVSPRLRSLKKGSPKSPNELKCDNMRADSMAVCSRRSLNPLFNPDLGEKLSSEEEEQIKKMISSTPISRKSRKSQEAIDKILEKFDKKCPPAGENSVVIYTTTLRGIRKTFEDCNTARSILESHHVRTFERDVSMHSGFKEELRGLMGTMVVKVPLVFVKGRMIGGADEVVKLEEEGKLGILLSGIPEAGAGCDGCVGVRFVLCPNCNGSCKVLGEDLKNTVKCGECNENGLIQCPICC; encoded by the exons ATGGGCTGCGTTTCGTCCAAACTATTCCCCAAAGATCACGACTTTCCGTTCGCCGGCGACGGCGGTTGCGCCACCACCCACGTCGTTTCCCTCACCTCCAGCACCTACGGCGTCCTGAAGCTCGACAAATATTCTCAGCCGCCGCAAACGCCGCCGCAATGCAACAAGGAATGCGTTGTTGAAGTCAAGAAACCGTCGCCGGCGCGTGAAAATCCGGCGGAGGTGATCAACGCGTGGGAGCTAATGGAGGGCCTTGACGAAACAGAGATGCCCGCCGCCAAGAAAAGCCCGAAAGCTCGAAGCTTTATGGATCACAGAAGAAGCCCTTTGAAGTTTCTGAACCAATTAGCGTCTCCGGGGAAGCTGAGGAGATCTGCGGGGAAAGAGAACAAGCCCGGAAGAGCCGAATTCAGCCCGAAAACCATTCCCAAAGCTTACAATTTGCAGGAGAGTCCATGGAGAGTGTCACCAAGGTTGAGGAGCTTAAAGAAG GGGAGTCCAAAATCGCCAAATGAACTGAAATGTGACAATATGAGAGCTGATTCCATGGCGGTTTGTTCCCGGAGGAGTTTAAACCCTCTGTTCAACCCAGACCTGGGCGAGAAATTGTCGTCTGAAGAGGAAGAACAGATCAAGAAGATGATCTCATCCACTCCAATTTCgcgaaaatcaagaaaatcccAGGAAGCTATAGACAAAATCCTAGAAAAATTCGACAAGAAATGCCCGCCGGCAGGAGAAAATTCCGTCGTGATTTACACGACGACGTTGAGGGGTATAAGGAAGACATTCGAGGATTGCAACACCGCCCGTTCCATCCTCGAATCGCATCACGTTCGGACGTTCGAGCGTGACGTGTCGATGCATTCGGGTTTCAAGGAGGAATTGAGAGGGCTAATGGGGACAATGGTGGTGAAAGTGCCCTTAGTTTTTGTGAAGGGTAGGATGATAGGTGGGGCTGATGAGGTGGTGAAGTTGGAGGAGGAGGGCAAATTGGGAATTTTGCTAAGCGGGATCCCCGAGGCGGGCGCCGGATGCGATGGCTGCGTCGGGGTTCGGTTTGTGTTGTGCCCGAACTGCAACGGGAGTTGTAAGGTGTTGGGCGAAGACTTAAAGAATACTGTTAAGTGTGGGGAGTGCAATGAGAATGGTTTGATTCAATGTCCCATTTGTTGTTAA